In Nitrosarchaeum koreense MY1, one genomic interval encodes:
- a CDS encoding HD domain-containing protein — MEDSADIVLKAKKLAHEKHKNQKRKDGVTPYSDHLEGVVNRLKNLGVTDKNVLAAAWMHDIIEDTDVTFDQINEKFGREIAVIILSLTKDKSVAKKDIEQQYVTQLKNASIDAKLIKLCDISANLKDLSTAAISKNQKNKQVKKIIHYMRIIKNDISEKQSEYSKIAEIINGINTICIKFHQKPFTV, encoded by the coding sequence ATGGAAGACAGTGCAGACATTGTACTAAAGGCAAAAAAACTTGCACATGAGAAACACAAAAATCAAAAACGAAAAGACGGGGTTACTCCATACTCTGATCACTTGGAAGGAGTTGTAAACAGACTCAAAAATTTAGGAGTCACTGACAAAAACGTCCTTGCAGCGGCTTGGATGCACGACATCATAGAAGATACTGATGTGACATTTGATCAGATAAATGAAAAATTTGGACGGGAAATTGCAGTCATTATTCTATCTTTGACAAAAGACAAGAGCGTTGCAAAAAAAGACATCGAGCAGCAGTATGTCACGCAATTAAAAAATGCATCAATTGATGCAAAATTAATCAAGTTGTGCGACATCTCTGCAAACCTAAAGGATTTATCAACTGCAGCAATATCAAAGAATCAGAAAAACAAGCAAGTAAAAAAAATTATCCATTACATGAGAATTATAAAAAATGACATTTCAGAAAAACAATCAGAGTATTCAAAGATTGCAGAAATAATAAATGGCATCAACACCATCTGCATTAAATTTCATCA
- a CDS encoding UbiX family flavin prenyltransferase, with product MKLIVGITGSTGVIYGVRLLEVLKKLGVETHLIMSEWAIKCLAMETEFQIGYVKSLATTTSDESNMAASVSSGTHKVDGMIVAPCSMKTLSAIANGYDDTLVARAAGVTIKESRKLILMVRETPLSAIHLENMLKLSRLGIVILPPVTEFYTKPKTIDDIVNHGVGKCLDQFNLEHGLYPRWGTFKL from the coding sequence ATGAAGCTGATAGTTGGCATTACTGGCAGTACTGGTGTAATCTATGGCGTTCGCTTGTTAGAGGTCTTAAAGAAACTGGGAGTTGAGACTCATCTGATAATGTCAGAGTGGGCAATCAAGTGTCTTGCAATGGAGACAGAATTTCAAATAGGCTATGTAAAGTCACTTGCAACTACAACTTCTGATGAATCAAACATGGCAGCAAGCGTTTCAAGTGGAACTCATAAGGTTGATGGAATGATTGTCGCGCCATGCAGCATGAAAACATTGTCTGCAATTGCAAATGGGTATGATGACACATTGGTTGCAAGGGCAGCAGGTGTGACAATTAAGGAATCTAGAAAATTAATTTTGATGGTTCGAGAAACTCCGCTTTCTGCAATCCATCTTGAAAACATGTTAAAATTATCAAGACTTGGAATTGTAATACTGCCGCCAGTTACAGAATTTTATACAAAACCAAAAACAATCGATGATATTGTAAATCACGGAGTTGGAAAGTGTCTGGACCAGTTTAATCTGGAGCACGGTTTATACCCTCGTTGGGGTACTTTCAAATTATAA
- a CDS encoding patatin-like phospholipase family protein, translating into MEKIPQNERALILQGGGSLGAYEAGCYDAGYKFLKHRNTLEDQKRPMFDIIAGTSIGAINSAIITSYVVENKTWEGSAERLIDFWNYISTESFLDKIPNYMTQWWDNYRKFFTNLADAETTRRYYSSKEFTATGVSKVFSHPQMVADNRFFDMFNVWYRYDSKPLKESLEKFAKFPIATSREYDQPRLLLVATDVGEGMPVVFDSYEKEDGGRHSGYGKLIVDENNKKNSIIGFEHVIRYDDGITADQVIASASVPVNYDYVKMDAERYDSNTKRYEKEERFFWDGGILINTPLMQVIIAQRQYWYYGKGVKGILPKLDVVQINLNPARVNTVPFDYDGVKNRVSDIVFADRTKNDETILLFLQSFQEMTKKLINMSIERGIKQEVIDKMLDEPLPMQHRFVGAMATKYRDFVEGELNIGEIIRIEREHDDYAVSNKVFDFTSNTIKRLIQNGYDDMIDYLKTRFSSEYLKKIGMLTDI; encoded by the coding sequence ATGGAAAAAATACCGCAAAATGAAAGGGCACTAATTCTTCAGGGAGGTGGTTCCCTCGGAGCATATGAAGCAGGGTGTTATGACGCAGGTTACAAGTTCCTAAAACACAGAAACACACTAGAAGATCAAAAGAGACCGATGTTTGATATAATTGCAGGCACATCTATTGGTGCAATCAATTCTGCAATAATTACAAGTTATGTGGTAGAAAACAAGACGTGGGAAGGTTCTGCAGAACGGTTAATTGATTTTTGGAATTATATTTCAACAGAATCATTTTTAGATAAAATTCCAAATTATATGACACAATGGTGGGATAATTATAGAAAGTTTTTCACAAATCTTGCAGATGCCGAAACTACTAGGAGATATTATTCTTCAAAAGAATTTACTGCTACTGGAGTCTCCAAAGTATTCTCACACCCTCAGATGGTTGCTGACAATAGATTCTTTGATATGTTTAACGTGTGGTACAGATATGATTCCAAACCACTAAAAGAAAGCCTAGAAAAATTTGCCAAATTTCCTATTGCCACTAGTCGTGAATATGATCAACCAAGACTATTGCTTGTCGCTACTGACGTAGGAGAAGGCATGCCTGTTGTGTTTGATAGCTATGAAAAAGAGGATGGTGGAAGACATAGTGGTTATGGAAAATTAATTGTAGATGAAAATAACAAAAAGAATTCAATAATAGGATTTGAACATGTCATAAGATATGATGATGGAATAACTGCAGATCAGGTCATTGCAAGTGCATCAGTACCAGTTAACTATGATTATGTCAAGATGGATGCAGAACGTTATGACTCAAATACAAAGAGATATGAAAAAGAAGAACGTTTTTTCTGGGATGGTGGGATTCTAATCAATACACCATTAATGCAGGTGATTATAGCTCAAAGACAATATTGGTATTATGGTAAGGGAGTAAAGGGCATCCTGCCAAAACTTGATGTAGTTCAAATAAATTTGAACCCTGCACGAGTTAACACAGTTCCTTTCGATTATGATGGTGTAAAAAATAGGGTTTCAGATATTGTTTTTGCAGATAGAACAAAGAACGACGAAACGATATTGTTGTTTCTTCAATCATTTCAGGAGATGACAAAAAAATTAATCAATATGTCAATTGAACGTGGAATAAAACAAGAAGTAATTGATAAAATGCTCGATGAACCACTACCTATGCAACACCGCTTTGTTGGTGCAATGGCAACAAAATATCGTGATTTTGTAGAAGGTGAACTAAACATAGGTGAAATCATAAGAATTGAAAGAGAACATGATGACTATGCGGTTTCAAACAAGGTTTTTGATTTTACTTCAAACACAATAAAACGCCTCATACAAAACGGTTATGATGATATGATTGATTATCTTAAAACCCGCTTTAGTTCAGAATATCTAAAAAAGATTGGCATGTTGACTGACATTTGA
- a CDS encoding formate--phosphoribosylaminoimidazolecarboxamide ligase family protein, with protein MISSSEIKKIVNGYSDVKIGVMGSHSALEVMDGAKDENFQTLVYCQKGREGPYQRFGRIADEIVVLNKFKDMASTKNQKAMRDSNVIIVPHRSLTVYLGYKTLENSFKVPIFGNRKLFQAEERTAKRNQYFLLEKARIKFPKLFKDPKNINKPCIVKVQELKRPLERAFFTVSSYKDYKEKSEAKIKQGLISRKGLEQASIEELAIGTYMNFNFFHTPISKQVDFIGIERRLQTNVHDFNALPAKQQLDINIDLQNIEVGHTPASIRESLLEKVIKMGDKFVAAVKKEYAPGIIGPFSLQSVITKDLELVVYDVSLRVPGNPIVATTSPYTKYQYGKTFGIGKRIAMEIRQAQEEGRLDEIVT; from the coding sequence ATGATTAGTTCTTCTGAGATTAAAAAAATTGTAAATGGATATTCTGATGTAAAGATTGGTGTGATGGGAAGTCACTCTGCACTTGAGGTAATGGATGGGGCAAAAGATGAAAACTTTCAGACGCTAGTGTATTGCCAAAAAGGAAGGGAAGGACCATACCAGAGATTTGGAAGAATAGCAGACGAGATTGTTGTGTTAAATAAATTCAAGGATATGGCATCTACTAAAAATCAAAAAGCCATGCGAGACTCTAATGTCATAATAGTTCCTCATAGATCACTGACTGTATATCTTGGATACAAAACCTTGGAAAATTCATTTAAGGTTCCAATATTTGGAAACAGAAAACTATTCCAAGCAGAAGAGAGAACAGCAAAAAGAAACCAGTACTTTTTACTAGAGAAGGCAAGAATAAAATTTCCAAAGTTATTCAAAGACCCAAAAAACATCAACAAGCCATGTATCGTAAAGGTACAAGAATTAAAGAGACCATTAGAGCGGGCATTTTTCACAGTATCATCTTACAAAGACTATAAAGAAAAATCAGAAGCAAAAATAAAACAAGGATTAATTTCAAGAAAGGGCCTAGAACAAGCAAGCATCGAGGAACTTGCAATTGGCACATACATGAATTTTAATTTCTTTCACACTCCAATATCAAAGCAGGTTGATTTTATTGGAATTGAACGAAGACTGCAGACAAACGTCCATGACTTTAACGCGCTTCCAGCAAAACAGCAGCTAGATATCAACATTGACTTGCAAAACATCGAGGTAGGTCACACACCAGCTAGCATCAGAGAGTCGTTGCTTGAAAAAGTAATCAAGATGGGCGACAAGTTTGTAGCTGCAGTCAAAAAGGAATACGCCCCAGGAATCATTGGGCCATTTTCTTTGCAGAGTGTAATTACAAAGGATTTGGAGCTTGTAGTGTATGATGTGTCATTGCGAGTCCCTGGAAATCCGATTGTTGCAACTACTAGCCCGTACACAAAATATCAGTACGGCAAAACATTTGGAATTGGCAAAAGAATCGCCATGGAAATAAGACAGGCCCAAGAAGAAGGGCGTCTTGATGAGATAGTTACCTAA